Proteins from a single region of Paraglaciecola sp. T6c:
- the pdxJ gene encoding pyridoxine 5'-phosphate synthase: MRDILLGVNIDHIATLRNARGTSYPDPVHAADIAERAGADGITIHLREDRRHIMDRDVALLRQTINTRLNLEMAVTDEMVEIALNTQPEFCCLVPEKREELTTEGGLDVVGNQQKIADACKQLSDAGILVSLFIDADFAQIDAAVACNAPYIEIHTGQYAEAKNEAEQEAELAKLVAGIEYADAKGLKVNAGHGLHYHNVKPIAAIKQIIELNIGHAIIARAAFDGLDKAVSDMRSLMLEARSGH, encoded by the coding sequence TTGAGAGACATTCTTTTAGGGGTCAACATCGACCATATCGCCACATTACGTAACGCTCGAGGCACGAGTTACCCGGATCCTGTTCACGCTGCTGACATTGCTGAGCGCGCAGGAGCAGATGGTATCACGATACACTTACGCGAAGACCGACGACATATTATGGACCGAGACGTCGCCCTGCTGCGTCAAACGATCAACACCCGGTTAAATTTAGAAATGGCCGTGACTGATGAAATGGTGGAAATAGCCCTTAATACTCAACCCGAATTCTGTTGTTTAGTCCCTGAAAAGCGTGAAGAGCTGACCACTGAAGGCGGATTGGACGTGGTGGGTAATCAACAGAAAATAGCAGATGCGTGTAAGCAACTTAGTGATGCCGGCATTTTGGTTTCATTATTTATTGACGCTGATTTTGCCCAAATTGATGCTGCGGTAGCGTGCAATGCGCCGTATATCGAAATTCACACCGGCCAATACGCTGAAGCTAAAAATGAAGCCGAGCAAGAAGCCGAACTAGCAAAATTAGTGGCTGGCATCGAATATGCTGACGCCAAAGGACTGAAAGTCAATGCTGGGCATGGTTTGCACTATCATAACGTTAAACCTATTGCAGCCATTAAGCAGATCATCGAGTTAAACATTGGTCACGCCATTATTGCTCGCGCAGCATTTGATGGTTTAGACAAAGCTGTGTCAGACATGCGCAGTTTAATGTTAGAAGCGCGCAGCGGGCATTAA
- the recO gene encoding DNA repair protein RecO, producing MAAEQLNGYVLHRRAYRETSFLVNIFTLENGKVSAVVKGVRGSKSDKKSLLQPFQPLLIGVSGRSELKNLQQVESTGAMIRLAGQALYCALYLNEVLNRVLADEIPHPEIFVLYQQSMHALVAQTNFEPVLRSFELGLLDALGYGIDLTHDADTGQPVADNGYYRIVPELGCVYQGDIRLSGCYSGQSLLNVASENWDKDSLLAAKHITRTTLGELLGSKPLMSRELFKQTHFKSRGREL from the coding sequence GTGGCAGCTGAACAACTCAATGGCTATGTATTGCATCGACGTGCATATCGCGAAACAAGCTTTCTGGTTAACATTTTCACCTTAGAAAACGGTAAAGTGTCTGCTGTTGTGAAAGGTGTTCGCGGTAGCAAAAGCGACAAAAAGAGCCTTCTTCAACCATTTCAGCCGCTGTTGATTGGGGTGTCAGGGCGCTCCGAATTAAAAAACTTACAACAGGTAGAGTCCACCGGCGCAATGATACGCTTGGCCGGGCAAGCTTTGTATTGCGCCCTTTATTTGAACGAAGTTTTGAATCGTGTACTGGCGGATGAGATCCCCCATCCCGAGATTTTCGTACTGTATCAACAAAGTATGCATGCCTTAGTAGCCCAAACAAACTTTGAACCCGTTTTGCGTAGCTTTGAGCTAGGCCTGCTCGATGCATTAGGCTACGGAATTGATCTTACTCATGATGCTGATACAGGCCAGCCTGTTGCTGATAATGGATATTACCGGATAGTGCCTGAGCTCGGCTGCGTATATCAAGGTGACATACGTTTGTCTGGCTGTTATTCAGGCCAAAGTTTATTGAATGTGGCCAGCGAAAACTGGGACAAAGACAGTTTATTAGCCGCTAAGCACATCACTCGAACTACGCTCGGGGAGTTGTTAGGCAGTAAACCGCTAATGAGCAGAGAGTTATTTAAACAAACCCATTTTAAATCGAGAGGGAGAGAGCTTTGA